The nucleotide sequence CTAGAAGTTGATTTAATGTTTGTTCTCTTTCATCATGTCCTCCACCAAGTCCAGCACCTCTTTGCCTTCCAACGGCATCTATTTCATCTATGAAAACTATACATGGCGAGTTTTTCTTTGCTTGATCAAAAAGATCTCTTACTCTAGATGCACCAACACCTACAAACATTTCAACAAAGTCTGAACCCGATATACTAAAAAATGGTACTCCAGCCTCACCTGCTATAGCTTTTGCTAATAGAGTTTTACCTGTTCCCGGTGGCCCAACAAGAAGAACACCTTTAGGTATCCTGGCACCCATTTCAATATATTTCTTTGGTTGTTTCAGGAAATCTACTATTTCTGCAAGTTCTGCTTTTTCTTCATCAGCTCCAGCAACATCTGCAAATGTAACTTTCTTCTTGTTTTCTGGTGTTGCCATCTTGGCCCGGCTCTTTCCAAAATTCATTACGCCTCTGTTTCCTCCGCCGCCTTGCGACTGCTGCATAAACATAAACCAAAAAGCTACAAGTATAAGTATTAAAAGTATAGTTGGTAAGTATTGCACCCACATAGGTATTGTTGCAGGTTTTGCATAAATTTCTTTCACGGTTCCATTCTTAGGATTTTCACCTATAAATTGGAATAGTCTCTCTGATGGAACTATTGTCTCATATTGTGTACCATCTTTTAATGTACCTACTACAGTCATTTTATCCTCTTTTACCTGAAAACTTCTTATATTATTACCTAACCAATCTTTCTGAAATTGATCAAAATTTATGGTCGTTGACGTTTCATTAGTTCTCACAAGCATCATAGCTGCAAGAATCACTAACACAAATACTATGACCCAGGCCGTTGCACTTGAAAATTTTTTCATCACAGGCCCCCCTCTCTTTCTAGTTTTATTCTGTAAAATTGTATCATAAGGAATATTCGTTTACAATAAATTAAAAATAATTATTTATAAACATCCTCTTTTAGCACTCCTATGTATGGTAAATTTCTATATTTTTCTGAATAGTCCAGTCCATATCCTACTAGAAAATAGTCTGGCACTACAAATCCTCTATATTTTACATTCAGTACCTTCTTCCTTCTGTCAGGTTTATCTAAAAGGCAAGCTATTTGTATACTTGATGGTTTTCTTCCCTTTAAACAATCAAGCAAATAAGCTAATGTAACTCCTGAATCTATAATATCTTCTACAATTAAAACATCTTTTCCTTCTATTTCGAAATCTAAATCCTTTAAAATTCTAACTACTCCCGATGTCTTAGTAGACTTGCCATAACTTGAAACTGCCATAAAATCCATGGTGCATGGAATATTAATTTCTTTTAGCAGATCTGCCATAAACGGAACAGATCCTTTAAGTATTCCAACAAGCATCAAATCCTTTCCTCTATAATCTTTGCTAATCTTTTCACCTATTTCTTTCTCTTTATCCCTCAATTGTTTCTCTGTAAATAATACTTCTTTTATGTCATCCTTCATTTGGTACATTCCTTTATTCTCTCCCCTTCGACTTTTATTTGTAAAACATTTTTTGTATCTTTCGTTACTTTAAAAACTTCACTAATCCTATAACCAATGATCCATGAAATTTCACCATTAAAACATATTAAAGGTATCTCGTTTCTTTCATTTCGTGATATCTTCTCATCAATAAAGAATTTCTTTAACTTCTTACTGCCATTCATCCCAAGTGGAATAAATCTATCTCCATCTCTCTTGTATCTTAATATTATTCCATCTTTTATTTTATCATAGTCAAAGTATTTAGTTAATTTATTACTCTCTAAATTTTGCACTGAATCACTTTCTAACACAGTTAAGTATATTTTTAAGTTCTCACAGGTTAAATTATTCATCCCCATCTCAAGTTTGTATTCTCTATTTTGGTTTTCATATATATGTTCTTTTACCTTATATATATAAATATTACCATAACTATTTATGACATTTATATGCCCTGGCAAATTTAGAATTTTTCCTGTTGAAGTTTTTTGAATATCTATAATATTATATATATGTAATTTATCAATATTATACAAATTTCCACACAGAGCATAGATTGAAAGCCGCACAATTCTAGTTACAATTGCATTGTGTTCAGTAAAGGCTTCTTTAGATATTATAACCTTTTCTTTATTTATATCACAATATTTTTTAAACTTTTCTTTAGAAATCATCTCTAAATAATCATTATCCACTTTTATAGTATCAGATAGTCTGTTTAAAGTTTTTACGATATCATCATTAAAGTTTTTTCGTATATATGGTATTAACTCCAATCTTATTTTATTTCTGGAATAAATGGTTTCTAGATTAGTCTTATCTATTCTAGGATCTAAATTATTCAAACTACAATACTCCTCAATTTGATTTCTAGCTATATTTATAAGAGGTCTAACAAATATATTATCTCGCACAGGTCTTATTCCAGCTAATCCGTCAAGTCCTGTTCCTCTCATTATTCTCATAAGTATAGTTTCAGCCTGATCATTTGCATTATGCGCAATTGCTATTTTTTGGGCACTAAATTCCTTCTTGAGTTCATAAAAGAAATCATACCTGGCTTCCCTGCCTGCACTTTCACATGATATATTCTTATCCCTAGATAATTTATTTACATCTACCTTTTTGGATCTGAATTTTATATCCAATCTATTACAAAATTCCTTTACAAAATTCTCATCCATATCGGCAGCTTCCCCTCGAAGACAATGATTTAAGTGTGCTGCATAAATAGTTATTTGTAACTTTTCCCTCAATCTATACAAACTATGTAAAAGACATATGGAATCAGGTCCACCTGAGACAGCCACTATTACCTTGTCTCCTCTATTAAACATTGAGTATTTTACTATATTATTAAAGATTTCATCTATCAATTTTAACACTCCTGATTATTTTATAGTATGTAGTATATTATAACATAACAAAATAAGTTATACATTTTAATATGTCGTAATACGGCATATTACTTTGCATAACTTATAAATCCTTCAAAAATTATATTAATATAAGCTGTACACTTTTCCCACAATGACTGTCATATCATCCCTTATTTTCCCATTACTTATTTCCTTGGACTTGTCTATAATTTCGTGACCCAGTTGTTTCGGATCATTACAGTTATTTCCCTTTAAAAATTCTATGAACCAATCTACACTTCCAACTGATTTATTTTCATGATCCAAAATACCATCACTTACCATTATAATTAAATCTCCATTTTTAACCTTCTTTTGAGCACTATCAATATCAGGCTTATCTAATACACCTATTGGCAGACTCTTTGAATCAATAACGCTAACATCTTCCCCTCTCTTTATAAAACTTGCTGCTGCTCCTATTTTTACAAAATCTATCTTCCCACTATAAAGGTCTATACTGCTTAAATCTATAGTCGAAAATTTTTCATCTTCAGAAAATTTAATACTCATTATAGAATTAACAGTATTTATAGCAGTTATTTTATCAAATCCTTGTTTTAAGAATTTTTGAACAATATTCACAACAGCACTGCTTTCTTGTCCAGCTTCCGGTCCTGATCCCATGCCATCACTTATCATACTTATATATGCACCATCTGATGATTTCCCAAACGTATAACTATCTCCACTAAATTCTTCTCCATCTTTGCACATTTTACCTGCATAAGTCGATACATAATATTTAGGCATCTCCTCAAAAGTAATATCACACGTCTTTAAAGAATTATTTATTTTACATCCATCATCATTTATACACATAATTTTATCAGCTGCCTGATTTACCAGAGGCAATATTTTTTTTGCACATAACTGTTTACCTCCACAGGCCTCCATGGATATCTTTATTATAATCCTTTCATTTTTGTCATTATAGCAAAACATATCCACGTATTTTATCTTGTTCTTAGTAAGTATCCTTCTCAATCTATTTTCAATATCTGGATTAAATCTTATATTCATATCAAATTCTTTAACTATTTCAGATACGGAGCTTGCCATATTATCTATTTGTCCACCGAGTAATTCTCTACATTCACTCAATCTGTTTCTCCACATCTCACTTATTATATAATTATTTACTATATTCTCAGTTTCTTTTAGAAGCACAGATCGTTTTGTACATTTTCTTTCTAATTCATAAGGTATATCTTTATTATTATCCTGAAAATTTTGTATTAACTCTCCAAAAGCATTATAAGTATAAAAATTTTCTCTATTCCAACACATTGATTTCATACTGCAGTCACTGCACACTCTTCCTGCAAGATTTTCAATCATTGCACTACTTTTATTTTTCATAATGAGTTTATCGTTATTTACCAATTTTTCCAATGCTTCCGATATATTATGAAGTATATCAGAAAAACTTTCTAGCTTTACCATTAAAATTCCCTTAATTCTCTCTGCATAACTTTCCTTAAAATATTCCTGCTTCTTTTCCCATTCAAGCTCCACTTCTATTTTATTTAAAATACTTACTGGTATAGCTAAAAATATGCAGCAACTTATAATAACCTCAATTATATTAAATTGAACCGCTATATTAGAATACATTTTTAATACAGAGAAAGCTACCAAATATGATATTCCACTCATCCATTTTCCAGTTTCTCTAAATACTCCTGAAACAAGACCACATAATCCATATACTCCAACATAAATTATCATATTACTTGATGTCATGCCAATTATTGTTCCCATCGCAACCCCTACTGCTGATCCAGCTGAACTTCCCTTTACATATCCTAATATAAGTACAAAAGTTAATGCTACAACATTTCTTATAGTTATACCCTTTATATCAACACCCCAGGTACCAGCAACTATTAATGACATTACTATAGACATACTTATTATCTCTTCACTTGTATAAAGATGTCTTGTCCTAAGTAATTTAAAACATTCCATTGAATAATTTATAATAAAATATATTGGGAATATACAGCATATCTCAAAGAATGAGGTCAAAACTGACATACCAAATACTATCTTTCCAATAAGCAGTTTGTAAGCTATAAATTCTACAAATATTCCTGAAAATAATATTAATAATTTACTCTTTTGTTTCATATTATCTAATATATACTTAGATATTATAAGCATTAGTGAGGCTAATATATACATTGGTAAATCATTCATACTATGTATTACTGTTAAATATCCAATTAATGTACCAATTCCTGCTGCCAAAGACATTTTTTTATCTTCGTAAACTATAATTGCTATTAAAAATGCCAGCCCAAATGGTGCCATGAGGTTTACCATAACCACCCTACTTGCCAAAAGTGCCGATAAAAGTACTAGTGTAACTTTCATAATAGGGAATCTTATTAACCTTTGTTTTTGTTTATCCTTTATTTTTTTTATTCTTTGGTATGGAAAAATCTCTACTCCATATTGCACAACTTAACACCTACCTATCAAATTATTATCTATATTATAACAAAGCTT is from Clostridium fermenticellae and encodes:
- the hpt gene encoding hypoxanthine phosphoribosyltransferase: MYQMKDDIKEVLFTEKQLRDKEKEIGEKISKDYRGKDLMLVGILKGSVPFMADLLKEINIPCTMDFMAVSSYGKSTKTSGVVRILKDLDFEIEGKDVLIVEDIIDSGVTLAYLLDCLKGRKPSSIQIACLLDKPDRRKKVLNVKYRGFVVPDYFLVGYGLDYSEKYRNLPYIGVLKEDVYK
- the spoIIE gene encoding stage II sporulation protein E, producing MQYGVEIFPYQRIKKIKDKQKQRLIRFPIMKVTLVLLSALLASRVVMVNLMAPFGLAFLIAIIVYEDKKMSLAAGIGTLIGYLTVIHSMNDLPMYILASLMLIISKYILDNMKQKSKLLILFSGIFVEFIAYKLLIGKIVFGMSVLTSFFEICCIFPIYFIINYSMECFKLLRTRHLYTSEEIISMSIVMSLIVAGTWGVDIKGITIRNVVALTFVLILGYVKGSSAGSAVGVAMGTIIGMTSSNMIIYVGVYGLCGLVSGVFRETGKWMSGISYLVAFSVLKMYSNIAVQFNIIEVIISCCIFLAIPVSILNKIEVELEWEKKQEYFKESYAERIKGILMVKLESFSDILHNISEALEKLVNNDKLIMKNKSSAMIENLAGRVCSDCSMKSMCWNRENFYTYNAFGELIQNFQDNNKDIPYELERKCTKRSVLLKETENIVNNYIISEMWRNRLSECRELLGGQIDNMASSVSEIVKEFDMNIRFNPDIENRLRRILTKNKIKYVDMFCYNDKNERIIIKISMEACGGKQLCAKKILPLVNQAADKIMCINDDGCKINNSLKTCDITFEEMPKYYVSTYAGKMCKDGEEFSGDSYTFGKSSDGAYISMISDGMGSGPEAGQESSAVVNIVQKFLKQGFDKITAINTVNSIMSIKFSEDEKFSTIDLSSIDLYSGKIDFVKIGAAASFIKRGEDVSVIDSKSLPIGVLDKPDIDSAQKKVKNGDLIIMVSDGILDHENKSVGSVDWFIEFLKGNNCNDPKQLGHEIIDKSKEISNGKIRDDMTVIVGKVYSLY
- the tilS gene encoding tRNA lysidine(34) synthetase TilS, encoding MIDEIFNNIVKYSMFNRGDKVIVAVSGGPDSICLLHSLYRLREKLQITIYAAHLNHCLRGEAADMDENFVKEFCNRLDIKFRSKKVDVNKLSRDKNISCESAGREARYDFFYELKKEFSAQKIAIAHNANDQAETILMRIMRGTGLDGLAGIRPVRDNIFVRPLINIARNQIEEYCSLNNLDPRIDKTNLETIYSRNKIRLELIPYIRKNFNDDIVKTLNRLSDTIKVDNDYLEMISKEKFKKYCDINKEKVIISKEAFTEHNAIVTRIVRLSIYALCGNLYNIDKLHIYNIIDIQKTSTGKILNLPGHINVINSYGNIYIYKVKEHIYENQNREYKLEMGMNNLTCENLKIYLTVLESDSVQNLESNKLTKYFDYDKIKDGIILRYKRDGDRFIPLGMNGSKKLKKFFIDEKISRNERNEIPLICFNGEISWIIGYRISEVFKVTKDTKNVLQIKVEGERIKECTK